One window from the genome of Crateriforma spongiae encodes:
- a CDS encoding 5'/3'-nucleotidase SurE, producing MQTSNETNESQFRILLTNDDGIDAPGIAAMEKSVRGVLDSGVVADLLNQFAMRPQIIVAAPDQCRSECGHGVTTGRVLEANKIKDDRYSIDGTPVDCVRAFAISHQVDAVLSGVNAGANLGVDLLVSGTFAAAREASSHGIASLAASQYRHPGIERRWDHVPVWMRTVLEDFLTLVIQNRQISDRPQRVPLWNVNMPALPPESEVPPRVLCDVDRLPHARTVRHEDGRIHFDLNFQNRPREKGRDVDQCFAGNITISQLGFTVC from the coding sequence GTGCAAACATCTAACGAAACGAACGAATCCCAGTTCAGGATTCTGTTGACCAATGATGACGGAATCGACGCACCCGGCATCGCGGCGATGGAAAAGTCGGTCCGTGGCGTGCTGGACAGTGGCGTCGTCGCCGACCTATTGAATCAGTTTGCGATGCGTCCCCAAATCATCGTCGCCGCCCCCGACCAATGCCGCAGCGAATGTGGCCATGGCGTGACGACCGGCCGGGTCTTGGAAGCCAACAAAATTAAGGATGACAGATACAGCATCGACGGCACGCCGGTGGACTGTGTCCGAGCCTTTGCAATCAGCCACCAGGTCGACGCGGTGCTGTCCGGCGTCAACGCGGGAGCAAACTTGGGGGTCGATTTGTTGGTCAGCGGGACCTTTGCCGCCGCTCGTGAAGCGTCCAGCCACGGGATCGCTTCGCTGGCCGCGTCGCAATACCGGCATCCGGGGATTGAACGTCGCTGGGACCACGTTCCGGTGTGGATGCGTACGGTGCTGGAAGATTTTTTGACGCTGGTCATCCAGAACCGGCAAATTTCCGATCGCCCACAGCGGGTCCCGCTGTGGAACGTGAATATGCCGGCATTGCCTCCGGAATCGGAAGTACCACCGCGCGTTCTGTGCGACGTCGACCGTTTACCGCATGCCAGAACGGTGCGTCACGAAGACGGGCGGATCCATTTCGATCTGAATTTCCAGAATCGACCGCGAGAGAAGGGTCGCGATGTGGACCAGTGCTTCGCCGGGAACATCACGATCAGCCAGCTTGGCTTTACCGTTTGCTGA
- a CDS encoding carbon storage regulator: MLVLSRKVGEKLIIGDNIVLTLNKISGNRVAIGIEAPREVSIVRGELQKTILAESGDSNCGRSLEEMSGVSIASMPDC; the protein is encoded by the coding sequence ATGCTGGTTCTTAGTCGTAAAGTTGGTGAAAAGCTGATCATCGGTGACAACATCGTTTTGACGCTGAACAAGATCAGTGGAAACCGCGTTGCTATCGGGATTGAAGCCCCTCGCGAAGTCTCCATCGTGCGTGGGGAATTGCAAAAGACCATCCTTGCCGAATCCGGCGACTCCAACTGCGGACGCAGCCTGGAGGAGATGTCAGGCGTCTCGATCGCCAGCATGCCTGATTGCTAG
- a CDS encoding serine hydrolase domain-containing protein: MRLPKRWACVWSDVRCVNLGVALIASTLLIAATGICRGELPDADPSSVGIDGEDLAAIRPMVLDAIDQGEMAGCVIMAGRRGNVFYQQAFGHRQVQPERKAMTVDTVFDLASLTKPIATATSVMVLWDQNKVDLDDPIVGFRPATVDPHLRDATVRQLMTHQAGYLPDNALSDYQQGPGQALQNIDRLNARYSPGTRFVYSDVGFILLGDIVGGQSGMDLHAFSQRYVFQPLGMNHTGYLPPTDLAAQAAATEKRNGRWMVGEVHDPRAYAMGGVAGHAGLFSTAADLAIYAQMMLNKGVYQDVRVLSADAVDQMTRPHEIVDGDKVSVRGLGWDIRSGYSSNRGPGMSDAAFGHGGFTGTVLWIDPAKDLFFIFLSNRLHPDGKGSVNRLAGKIAGVIVDAIDVPAVR; encoded by the coding sequence ATGAGATTGCCGAAACGTTGGGCCTGCGTCTGGAGCGACGTCAGGTGTGTGAACCTGGGCGTTGCCTTGATTGCGTCGACGTTGTTGATCGCTGCGACGGGAATTTGCCGCGGTGAATTGCCCGATGCCGATCCATCAAGTGTTGGGATCGATGGCGAAGATTTGGCCGCGATCCGTCCGATGGTTCTGGATGCGATCGACCAGGGGGAAATGGCCGGGTGTGTGATCATGGCGGGGCGTCGCGGCAACGTCTTTTATCAACAGGCGTTCGGGCATCGGCAGGTTCAGCCCGAGCGAAAGGCGATGACGGTGGACACGGTTTTCGATCTGGCATCGTTGACCAAGCCGATTGCGACGGCGACCAGTGTGATGGTGCTGTGGGATCAAAACAAAGTCGATCTTGATGATCCCATTGTCGGTTTCCGGCCGGCAACGGTGGACCCGCATCTTCGTGATGCGACGGTTCGCCAATTGATGACGCACCAAGCGGGCTATCTTCCCGACAATGCATTGTCCGATTACCAGCAGGGACCTGGTCAAGCACTGCAGAACATCGATCGACTGAACGCGCGGTATTCGCCGGGGACTCGGTTTGTCTATTCCGATGTTGGCTTCATCCTGTTGGGCGATATCGTCGGGGGGCAAAGCGGGATGGATTTGCATGCGTTCTCACAACGCTATGTTTTTCAGCCGCTGGGGATGAACCACACTGGGTATCTGCCGCCGACAGATTTGGCGGCACAGGCGGCAGCGACCGAAAAACGCAACGGACGCTGGATGGTGGGCGAAGTCCATGACCCTCGCGCGTATGCGATGGGCGGTGTCGCGGGGCATGCGGGACTTTTTTCCACTGCCGCGGACCTGGCGATCTACGCACAGATGATGCTGAACAAAGGTGTGTATCAGGACGTGCGTGTGTTATCCGCGGACGCCGTGGATCAGATGACCCGGCCGCATGAGATTGTCGACGGTGACAAGGTCAGTGTTCGCGGGCTGGGCTGGGACATCCGCTCGGGCTATTCATCGAACCGAGGCCCCGGGATGTCCGATGCCGCGTTCGGGCACGGTGGATTCACCGGGACGGTGTTGTGGATCGATCCGGCGAAAGACCTGTTCTTTATCTTTCTGAGCAACCGTTTGCACCCGGACGGCAAAGGATCAGTGAATCGGTTGGCTGGCAAGATCGCCGGCGTGATCGTTGATGCGATCGATGTGCCGGCGGTGCGATGA
- the mtnA gene encoding S-methyl-5-thioribose-1-phosphate isomerase codes for MSTATDTAETIIFHDGQLDLLDQTKLPTELTRLVCTNIEQAHDAIRRLVVRGAPAIGIAAAYGVLLQGRDADRQAFGEAMDYLATSRPTAVNLFWAMDRMRDVMNSHDDDATLYERLHREAVAIHDEDRQMCRSIGANGAALIQGCRNVLTHCNAGGLATSMWGTALAPIYHLHEQGKAPHVFADETRPLLQGARLTAWELSQAGVAVTVLTDSMSGGLMRSGQVDAVIVGADRIAANGDAANKIGTYPLAVLAKYHKIPFYVAAPTNTFDLKLPAGDQIPIEQRHRDEVARPGGVQFVPDAADVINPAFDVTPAELIDAIVTEKGVIRSPTTETVGQHFAN; via the coding sequence ATGTCGACCGCCACCGATACCGCTGAGACGATCATCTTTCACGACGGCCAACTGGATCTGTTGGACCAGACCAAGTTGCCGACCGAATTGACCCGGCTGGTTTGTACGAACATCGAACAAGCACATGACGCGATCCGTCGTCTGGTCGTTCGCGGGGCACCGGCGATCGGCATCGCTGCCGCGTATGGCGTGTTGCTGCAAGGTCGTGATGCGGACCGCCAAGCCTTTGGCGAAGCGATGGACTATCTGGCGACCAGCCGTCCGACGGCGGTCAACCTGTTCTGGGCGATGGACCGCATGCGTGACGTGATGAACTCGCATGATGACGACGCGACGTTGTACGAACGTCTGCATCGCGAAGCGGTCGCCATTCACGACGAAGACCGCCAGATGTGCCGCAGCATTGGTGCCAACGGCGCGGCGCTGATCCAAGGGTGTCGAAACGTGCTGACACACTGCAATGCCGGCGGGTTGGCCACGTCGATGTGGGGCACCGCGCTGGCACCGATTTATCACCTGCACGAACAAGGCAAAGCCCCGCATGTCTTTGCCGACGAAACGCGGCCGCTGCTACAGGGTGCTCGGCTGACCGCTTGGGAACTGTCGCAGGCTGGCGTCGCTGTCACCGTGCTGACGGATTCCATGTCCGGCGGTCTGATGCGTTCCGGCCAAGTCGACGCGGTCATCGTGGGTGCCGACCGGATCGCAGCCAACGGTGATGCAGCCAACAAAATCGGGACGTATCCATTGGCGGTCTTGGCCAAGTACCACAAGATCCCGTTTTACGTCGCCGCACCGACCAACACGTTCGACTTGAAGTTACCGGCCGGCGACCAAATCCCGATCGAACAACGGCATCGTGACGAAGTGGCCCGGCCCGGCGGCGTTCAATTCGTCCCCGATGCGGCGGACGTGATCAATCCTGCTTTCGACGTGACGCCGGCCGAGCTGATCGACGCCATCGTGACCGAGAAAGGCGTCATTCGTTCGCCGACGACCGAGACCGTGGGCCAGCACTTCGCAAACTGA
- a CDS encoding dihydrodipicolinate synthase family protein: MKTQPFQASDLPESVIAVPPLARDTDGVIDGDENDKIIRHLEAGGIRCLLYGGNAVLYHMRLTEYEDMLSLVADSAGPDTVVVPSVGPSFGLAMDQTDVLADYPFPTAMLLPSRDIVDQQGIAAGIRAISDALGKPIVLYIKFDQWLDPDVVRGLEDDGVISWIKYAVVRDDPSDDDYLRSLLDVFPAERMVSGIGEQPAIAHVRGFGLAGFTSGCVCIAPRRSMDMLGALQAGDLEVAETIRQSFRPLEDLRDSISPIRVLHHAVQLAGIAQTGPLLPMLSDLPSDQLDQIQNAVQQVSRHVSL, translated from the coding sequence ATGAAAACGCAGCCCTTCCAAGCGTCCGATTTACCTGAATCCGTGATCGCCGTTCCGCCGCTGGCACGGGACACCGACGGTGTGATCGACGGCGACGAAAACGACAAAATCATTCGCCACTTGGAAGCCGGCGGCATCCGGTGCTTGTTGTACGGCGGAAACGCGGTGCTGTACCACATGCGGCTGACGGAATACGAAGACATGCTGTCTCTGGTGGCCGATTCGGCCGGCCCCGACACCGTCGTTGTCCCGTCGGTCGGTCCGTCGTTCGGATTGGCGATGGACCAGACCGATGTTTTGGCGGATTATCCGTTCCCCACCGCCATGCTGTTGCCATCGCGTGACATCGTCGACCAACAGGGCATCGCCGCCGGCATCCGCGCAATCAGCGACGCACTTGGCAAACCGATCGTCTTGTACATCAAGTTTGATCAATGGCTGGATCCCGACGTCGTCCGTGGACTGGAGGACGACGGAGTCATCAGCTGGATCAAGTACGCCGTCGTTCGCGACGATCCGTCGGATGATGATTACCTGCGTTCGCTGTTGGATGTGTTCCCGGCGGAGCGGATGGTCAGCGGGATCGGAGAACAACCCGCCATCGCTCACGTTCGTGGATTCGGCTTGGCCGGTTTCACCAGCGGATGTGTGTGTATCGCCCCGCGTCGTTCGATGGACATGCTGGGTGCACTGCAGGCCGGTGACTTGGAGGTCGCTGAAACAATTCGTCAATCGTTCCGGCCGCTGGAGGATCTGCGCGATTCGATCAGCCCGATCCGGGTGCTACATCACGCCGTGCAACTGGCGGGCATTGCACAAACGGGCCCGCTGTTGCCCATGCTCAGCGATTTGCCGTCGGACCAGCTGGATCAAATTCAAAACGCCGTCCAGCAAGTCAGCCGACACGTTTCGCTGTAG
- the araD gene encoding L-arabinonate dehydratase: MDSKPTSPAGNTNESRDPARLRSHRWFGPDDLRSFGHRSRLKGAGFDDADFQGKPVIGILNTWSDLNTCHSHFPQRADEVRRGILQAGGFPVEVPVLSLGEMLMKPTTMLYRNLLAMEVEEVLRCHPIDAAVLMGGCDKTVPALLMGAISADIPSIFLPAGPMLKARWKDQTLGSGSDVWKYWDERLAGNLCDADWKGIENCIARSAGTCMTMGTASTMACITEAMGFSLAGAACTPSVLSQHSRLATQTGRRAVDMAWEDFRPSKFMTAGSIDNGVITSLSIGGSTNAIVHLIAIAGRLGIELTMDRFDQLSDRTPVLGDIRPGGRYLMEDFYDAGGLPALLNRMTDLLDTDALTVSGVTLGQQINGAEVIDDEVIRPRENPVSPVGGTCVLRGNLAPSGCVIKSIAADKRLLKHRGPALVFDNYPEMKAAINDPDLDVGADSVLILRNAGPLGAPGFPEWGMLPIPQKLLRQGVRDMVRISDARMSGTSYGTCVLHIAPESAASGPLALVQTGDMIAIDVEARTIHWEVDDDEAERRRSAWVAPDVTPPRGYGRLYAKHVTQADQGCDFDFLVGRSPDAEPSIH; this comes from the coding sequence ATGGATTCGAAACCGACGTCCCCGGCCGGCAACACGAATGAATCGCGTGACCCGGCACGTCTGCGTTCTCACCGCTGGTTCGGCCCCGATGACCTGCGCAGTTTCGGTCATCGTTCTCGATTGAAGGGCGCCGGTTTCGATGACGCGGACTTCCAGGGCAAACCCGTCATCGGGATTTTGAATACCTGGAGCGACCTGAACACTTGCCATTCGCACTTTCCCCAGCGTGCCGACGAAGTGCGTCGAGGAATTCTGCAGGCGGGCGGTTTCCCGGTGGAGGTCCCCGTGTTGTCGCTGGGCGAAATGCTGATGAAGCCCACGACGATGTTGTATCGCAACCTGTTGGCGATGGAGGTCGAAGAAGTCCTGCGTTGCCACCCGATCGACGCGGCGGTACTGATGGGCGGATGCGACAAAACCGTCCCGGCCTTGTTGATGGGCGCGATCAGCGCCGACATCCCGTCGATCTTTCTGCCGGCCGGCCCAATGTTGAAAGCCCGCTGGAAAGACCAAACCCTGGGCAGCGGCAGCGACGTTTGGAAGTATTGGGACGAACGTCTGGCGGGCAACCTTTGTGACGCGGATTGGAAAGGCATCGAAAATTGCATCGCCCGCAGTGCCGGGACCTGCATGACGATGGGCACCGCCAGCACGATGGCCTGCATCACCGAAGCGATGGGCTTCAGCCTGGCCGGTGCCGCCTGCACGCCGTCGGTCTTGTCCCAGCATTCGCGTTTGGCCACGCAAACCGGACGCCGCGCCGTCGACATGGCTTGGGAAGACTTTCGGCCGTCCAAGTTCATGACCGCCGGTTCGATCGACAACGGCGTGATCACATCACTGTCGATCGGCGGCAGCACCAATGCCATCGTTCACCTGATCGCGATCGCCGGGCGTCTGGGCATCGAACTGACGATGGACCGGTTCGATCAACTGTCCGATCGCACTCCGGTGCTGGGCGACATTCGACCGGGCGGTCGTTACCTGATGGAAGACTTCTATGATGCCGGCGGCTTGCCCGCGCTGTTGAACCGAATGACGGATTTGCTGGACACCGACGCGTTGACCGTTTCCGGCGTGACGCTGGGCCAACAGATCAACGGCGCCGAAGTGATCGATGACGAAGTGATTCGTCCACGTGAAAACCCCGTCTCGCCGGTCGGCGGAACCTGTGTGTTGCGTGGAAACTTGGCGCCATCGGGATGCGTGATCAAATCCATTGCCGCCGACAAACGATTGCTGAAGCACCGCGGACCGGCGTTGGTGTTTGACAACTATCCGGAAATGAAGGCGGCGATCAACGATCCGGACTTGGACGTCGGTGCCGACAGCGTGCTGATTCTGCGCAACGCCGGTCCGTTGGGCGCCCCAGGCTTTCCAGAGTGGGGCATGTTGCCGATTCCACAAAAACTGTTGCGGCAGGGCGTCCGAGACATGGTCCGAATCAGCGACGCGCGGATGAGCGGGACCAGTTACGGCACTTGCGTACTGCACATTGCACCGGAGAGTGCCGCGTCGGGACCGCTGGCTCTGGTTCAAACCGGTGACATGATCGCGATCGACGTCGAAGCCAGAACGATCCACTGGGAAGTCGACGACGATGAAGCGGAACGCCGACGATCCGCCTGGGTCGCCCCCGATGTGACACCGCCGCGTGGATACGGTCGGTTGTACGCCAAGCATGTCACCCAAGCCGACCAAGGCTGTGATTTTGACTTCTTGGTCGGACGCAGCCCCGACGCGGAACCATCGATCCACTGA